In the Triticum aestivum cultivar Chinese Spring chromosome 2B, IWGSC CS RefSeq v2.1, whole genome shotgun sequence genome, TGGAACCGGTTATCGTGGCATCTATCTAAAGATTTTGTTGCTTTGGAAAAGCCTAGTTCAGCAACATCTGCATATAAAAGTTGTAACAGATAGCATTGCATTCGCAGGTTCTACCCAAATAGACTCCCAATTCGCAAGCTGCAGTCGACGACTGTTTTGTATAACAAATATGCTACTACCACACTATTTCAGCGCACGCGCAGTCCACAGTTAAAGCACTCACTCAGCTGCGTGAGCATCCGCTTACCTGAATGGCTCAGAAACGGCCAGGCCGGACCCAGAAGAGCTCCCGCATGATGACCACGATGATCACGATGTTGGGCACGGTCGTCAGCACCACCCCCGCCATGGACACCGGCGGCCGCGTCCTCATGGGCCCCCTCCGAGCCCGCCGCCGCTGCGCGTACCCCCGGAGCTCGGCCTCGCTCCACCGCTCCGGTGCCGTCTCGATGCCGGCGGAGGGCACGAGCGGCGGCGGGAGCTGAAAGGGGCACCGGGAGCGCCAGGACGAAGGCGGCAGGCCAAGGCGGGCCGCGCGGGGCAGGAAGACGGAGGTGAGTGCCCACCGCAGGAGCGACGCGCCGGGGCAGAGGAAGGGCGGGTAGGAGGAGCCCCGAGGTGGGCACGGGACGCGGGACGCGAGGAAGAGCTGCGAGTGGAGCGACGGCGAGTGGGAGGGGTGGGTCAGGATGTGCGTTAGGGCCTCGGTCCGTTCCGCCCATGTGGGAGTGGGAGTGGAACTGAGAGCGGTAGTCGCTGCTCGGCCTTGGGATTtagcgtcggccatggcgacgGCGGAGGAGGCGAACTGGCGAAGCCGGAGTGGACGGCGTCGGTTGCCCGGCGAGAGGATAAAGAAGAGCCGTTCCGGCGAACACGTAAATGCGGAATACGCCTTCTTCTCTTGTTCTCCCCGGTGTCTCGGCGCAGCCAGAGTATCCACGAAGATATGGCTGAATTC is a window encoding:
- the LOC123039274 gene encoding uncharacterized protein, producing the protein MAALGCKHDNFAYDTFIWEKLWHGFNIYRSRQKSQTEIRIELRNKDKTNYEFSHIFVDTLAAPRHRGEQEKKAYSAFTCSPERLFFILSPGNRRRPLRLRQFASSAVAMADAKSQGRAATTALSSTPTPTWAERTEALTHILTHPSHSPSLHSQLFLASRVPCPPRGSSYPPFLCPGASLLRWALTSVFLPRAARLGLPPSSWRSRCPFQLPPPLVPSAGIETAPERWSEAELRGYAQRRRARRGPMRTRPPVSMAGVVLTTVPNIVIIVVIMRELFWVRPGRF